CAAGTAGTCGCGGTGGTAACAACGTGGAGCCATTATCAGTTCATCTTATCCAGAATGGCTTCCATCTGATCCATCGTCTCCTCCATGCGTTTAACCAGCGCTCGGTAGGGTGCTGGTTGAGTGAGATCGACGCCTGCTTTCTTGAGTAATTCGTGTGGGTAGTCGGAACCACCGTCTTTAAGTAGTCGGATAAATCGATCGATGGCTGGTTGTCCTTCGGTTAACATGTTGTCGTAAAGAGCAGCCCCAGCTGTCTTGGAGGTGGCATACTGGTAGACATACATATTATAATAAAAGTGAGGGATGAACATCCACTCGCGGGTGTAAGCGTCGTCAATAATAACTACGCCTTCACCGTGGCCATGGTAGCGGCGAACAATCTCGGCATACATGGATGTGATCTTCTCACCCGATAGAGCTTCACCGCGTTCAATAGCTTCGTAGAGCGACAGCTCGAATTCAGCAAACATGGTTTGGCGGAAGAAGGTTCCGCGCATGGCTTCCAATCCATTTCCCAGGTAGGAGAGACGTTCTTTGTCGTTCTTGGCCTGCCGGATGGTATTTTCCTCCAAGAGTAATTCGAGAGACGTGGACGGGATTTCTGCGATGAAGGTTGAGTAGTCGGCCGTTTCAAAGGGTTGTTCCGATTTGGCATAGAGCGTGTGCATGCCGTGACCCCACTCATGAGCAAAGGTAGAGACTGCATCGTAGGTCCCATTAAAGTTAAGCAACAAGTAAGGGTGCACGTCATAGGCTGAACCGTTTTGATAGGCTCCCGAGCGTTTGCCGGGTTGCGGATAAACGTGCATCCAACGCTTGTCCATCGCTTCGCGTTGCATGTTCACCCAGCCATCACCGAAGATCGACATGGCATCCAGGGTCATGGTCTTGGCTTGTTCCAGATCAAACTCCTGATCGAGTGACACGAGAGGTGGGTAAATATCGTAGTAATGCATCTGGTCGATACCGAGCATGCGCTTACGTAGTTTAAAATAACGATGCAGGGTAGGGAGGGATTTGTTCACCTCCTTCACCAGGGTTCTATAAATGTCCTCCGGCAGATTATCCTGAAACAGTTCCCGTTGCAGCACGCTGTCATAGTTGCGGGCTTTGGATAAAAAGACTTGGGCCTGCAGGTGAGAATTGAGGGTCATCCCAATGGTGTTTTCATACTCTCCCCATTTTCCCCAATAGGCATCAAAGACCTGCTTCCGATCGTCCCGATCTTCGCTTTGGCGATGGGTGGAATAGCCCTGGCTATTGATGGTAACCGTGTCGCCTGTTGAAAGCTCAATTTCCGGCCAGGGAATTTCTGCATTAGCCAGCAGACCATAGATCTTGTAACCAGCCTGAAGCGGTTGTGAGGCGGAAGCCAGAAGCTGTTCGCCTTCGTCGGTCAGGGTGTGGGATGCATTTCTCAGCGTATTACGTAGCGAATGAGCAAAGGGCGCAAGGCGTGGCTCTTCCTCTTGATAGGCTGCAATGGTGTCGGCCCCAAGCTTAAGGATCTCTGGGTCGATCCAGGATGCTGCCTCGGCTACACGGCTAAACATTTGTTGAGCGAGTTGGTCCTTCTCCTGATTAGGCGCATTCCCCAAGTCCTCGTCTGCCTTGAGACTGGCGTAGGAATAAACGCGCAGGGCTTTGCGGTAAAGGTCAGAAACCAGTTGGTGTGTTTCATAAAAACTCGTGGCGCCATCAGCTAGAGAACCTTTGCGGCTCTTGAGATCGTCCAGCTGAGCCAGCACACTCTCCCTCGCTGCATTCCAGGTCTCGTCGTTTGGATAGAGTTCGGTAAGATCCCAGACTGAAGCTGGGTCTACCTCTTTGGATTCGTGCTTATCAGCCAGAAGGTCAGATACAAGAAACAGGGTGAGCAGGAAAATTGTGTTCACTAGAAATATTTGAGTCAGACGCATGCTTTGAATGTGTTTGGATTTGTTCACGCATGACAAGTCCAAGATGAGCTTTGTTCATTTTTGTAGGTGAGGTTTTTAAAATCAGTCTCAGCTTTTCCTTGTTGAGTTGTTTCATTGGTGAAGTGAGAATAGCTGAATGTCCTATTCCTATTATTCGCTTCCCGATACTCCCTTAATTAACCGTCGGAAATTTTTTCGCTTAACCGGTTCGTTGGCTGCGGCGGCCGCTTGGTCATCGGTTTCTGGTCAACCGGTTCAGCGGAACCCCAAATTATCGGCGTATCCATTTCAACTCGGAGTCGCATCCGGTGATCCGTCTCCTGACGGCGTAGTGCTATGGACACGGCTTGCTACGGATCCATTGAATGGCGGTGGCATGCCGATGGAGCCAGTGGAAGTATCCTGGGAGATTGCTGCTGATGATAATTTTAGAAAAGTAGTGCAGAAGGGCACCAAAATCGCCGTTCATGATTGGGGCCACTCGGTGCATGTAGAGCTCCAGGGACTTCAGCCAAGCCGCTGGTACTACTACCGCTTCAAAGTCGGCAATGAAACCAGTCAGGTAGGGCGCACGCGCACAGCTCCGCCCATTAATTCCACCCCCGACGAACTCCGATTTGCCTTCGCTTCCTGTCAGCATTACGAGACCGGACATTACACCGCCTATGATCACATGGTGCGCGAGGACTTGGATTTGATCATTCATTTGGGTGATTATATTTACGAAGGCAAAGGTGCCGACGGACGTTTCAGAAAACATCACGGGGATGAGATTTATACGGTGGATGACTACCGTACGCGTTACGCGCAGTACAAATCCGATCCTGCCTTGATGGCTGCTCATGCAGCCGCTCCCTGGTTGGTCACCTGGGATGACCATGAAGTCGATAACAACTACGCCGATGACGTTTCACAGGATAAGGGAGTGAGTTCGGCTCGTTTACTTCAGAGAAGAGCCAACGCCTACAAAGCCTACTACGAGCACATGCCTTTACGCTCGGCTCAATTACCTCACGGTCCAGATATGCCACTCTACCGTCGAGTTCCTTATGGAAATCTGGCCGATTTCTTTGTCCTGGATACCAGGCAATATCGCAGCGACCAGCCCTGTGGCGATGGAAACAAGATTCCCTGTGATGGCGTCTATGAGGAAGGCACCTCAATCTTGGGGGTCCATCAGCGCAGCTGGTTGATGAATGGGCTAGAACATTCGGCTGCTCAATGGAACGTACTCGCACAACAAGTCATGATGGCAAATCTTGATCGTCAGGTAGGCCCTGGAGTAGCGGTTAGTATGGATAAATGGGCAGCCTATGAATTGGAGCGTCGTGATTTATTAAATTGGTTCAATGAAGCCCAAATTACCAACCCAGTCGTTCTGACCGGAGACATTCATAAGAATTATGCCTGTGAATTGCTCCGCGATTTTAACGATCTTGATTCCAGCAGTGTGGGCACCGAGTTTGTCGGAACTTCCATTTCATCCTCAGGCGATGGCTTCGATCAACCCGACAACATCGATCAGTTGTTATCGGAGAATCCATTTCTTAAGTACCACAACGGTGAGCGAGGTTATGTTTCTTGTACTGTGAACCAAAAGGAATGGCGTACCAATTATCGGACCGTGCCGTTTGTCAGCAGACCCAATGCGCCCTTGAATACACGCGCCAGCTTTGTAGTTGAGTCGGGGCGCTCGATTTTAAATAAAGTTTAGACGCAAGGGTAGCAGCTTTTGCCTTCCATTTTTCAGTTGTAGCCCAAGTAAAAAACACAAAGCCTATTAACTGTCATGACCCGTCTTGCTTGCCTATTGAGTTTGATCCTCGCTCTGTCCGTTCATGGTCAGGGGCTTAACTTTCAATTCGATCCCGATGCTCGGCGCCCTGTCCAAAAGACACCGAAAATCACCGATCCCTTTCTGATCAAGAATGCAAAGCGGAAAGAGGTGGTTGAATTGCCGAGTGGGCTGCAGATTGAAATGCTCAATGTCGGTTATGGCAGAAAGCCAGGGCCTCGAGATACCGTTGTCATTGATTATAATGGATGGCTCACCGATGGAACCCTTTTTGATAGTTCCTATAAACGCGGTAAACCCGGTACCTTCAATGTGTCTGGAGTCGTCCAGGGTTTTTCAGAAGGCCTTCAACAAATTCGCATGGGTGGTCACGCCAAGATCTACATCCCCAGCCATATGGCTTACGGGAAAAAAGGTTCACCAGGCGCTGTGCCTCCGAATTCGACTTTAATATTTGAGATAGAGATACACGATGTGATTGAGTAGCTGTTTATCGCTCAGTCTGGGGACTGTCTTTTGGTTGGCGAATCGGCAGCTCGCGGAGGCATTATTTTTTCGTTAATTATTTTTGTGGTAGCAATAACCGGTGTATTCGATCAATCTGCTGTCTAGTTTTAATGGCTTTCGAAAACACTGACTGTGGATTCTGATAATTTTTCCCCCGCCCTGAACACAATTTAAGCTCCTCATGTCCACGACTCTTCAAGACAGCCCTTTACTCAGCTACCAAGCCTCAGTGAAGTTCTTCAGGCCATTAATCAGATAGGTAGGACGGAGGACATTATCCTATCCGCTGATCAGGCACGCATAGCTTTAGCCGCTTTTCTTGAAAACAAGATATACATTCTGGATATTGATTTCGCATCACCCGAAATTCGTATCACAGGTGTCAGAGTATTGGTTTCTGAGAATTTGAATGAGCCTAATGGTATTGCGTGTTTAGGCAACGATCACTTGGTGGTTTGTAATAGGGCCGAGAATGTTTCTGTCTTTCGGATTCCGGAGGCTTCTAATTCAGGGGAACCCATTCCCCCTATTGCTTTTATTTCGAGTCGAGGCATTTTCAGTACCAAGGTTAGGACGCCTGGCTCTGTGGCAGCCTATGAGGTTTCCAGCAACGAATACCGTATTCTGGTTTCGAACGATCAATGGCACTTTGTCAGTGCTCACAAGATTACTCTGGGCCCGTCTGTTCTCATTGAACATGAAGGGGTGTTGTTAGAAAATGAGCTCCAAATCCCCGATGGCGTTAGTATTAGCGCTGACCACCAATGGATAGCCGTGAGTAACAACACCGAAGGCGAAGTTCTCATCTTTGAAAATACTCCTGACCTGAACCGTACGACTTCGGCCGTGGCGAGGCTTCAAGGTGTGGTGTGTCCTCATGGCCTGGATTTTGATGCGCACGGCAATGTTTATGTCGCGGATGCGGCAAGCCCCTATTTGCATTCCTTTAAAATGCCATCCGATGGATGGAAAGGGCAGCGTTTGAAATCCCGGCCAATTTTACTTATGGAGCGCGATACTTTTTATAAGGGCAGATTCGCTTCGAGAGAAGGTGGAATAAAAGGACTCCACGTCCATAAGGCCAAACATATCCTGATGACTACTCATCAGCACGGAGTTCTGGAATTTTATGACCTGAATCGTTTCCAGGAATGTGCTTCCCATGTAGATGAAGAAGAATTGGATGCCATGCGTTTAGGAAGGGACCAAGAGATGTCCGGGAGCGCCGTCCTTTTCAGTCGTAGGTGGTCGATGACCCAACGCTTGCGTGCTCAACTCGGTCGCATCAAAATTAAGTTGATTAACTTTCCAAGGCAATGGTCTGCATGGTGTAACCGACTTAGGTTGAGGTTCTGCAACCGATTTTCCCGGACTAAGATCAGTGATGCATCGAATGAAGTTGTGGTTTCCTCAGCTGCTCATGCGAGCCAGATTTCACATTTCTATCTCGCCATTGAGTCCATTGCCCAAGGGCTTCGAAAGCCGGGCAGGGCAATTCTATAGATCGCCGGCACTTGTAAGATTCCTGCTGCACTCAAGCGATTGCAAGACCGTGGATTGGAGATCATCTTCAGTGAGGACTACGGAGCCCATACCAGCTACTTCGCCTATCTGAATTCAACAGAGGTCGATCCCTCCCAGCCATTGATTACGGCAAATCATAACAGGGTGTATCCATCGGAATGGTTAGACCGTTTGATGACAGCTCATCAGGAGCATCCATCCGTGATTCATTGTTTTGACGCGAAAAGGATAGGCATCAACAAGTATCATTTTGATCCCTTACATTTTTGGGATGTGAGTCAGGACGCACATCCTGACCGGCTTAACTTTTTAAATACGGAATTGGGCGTTATTTATCCAGCTGAGTTTTTGAAGTTCGTAAAAGAACGGGGAACTGGATTTAGATCGGTTTCCCCGGATACGGAGGACGTTTGGATGAGTCACATGGCCTTTAAAGAAGAGGTCCTAATAGGCTCTCTCCAAAACGAAGGACTCGTTTTTGATCCGATCCCGGTTAAAGAAACCTACGATCTGCCTAGGATTCAGTTTATGTTCGGCGGGGCTCAAATTCAATTGGATCAAACTTACACTAGGGAAGATCGTCAGAAGTTGTTCCAGTTACACAGCGGCTGATTTAGGCAGTGCTGTGCTAAGAGTTGCTCCTTCAAATATTGCGATCCTGTTTCGTGACTACTGCGGGTGTAGTTTCCTTTCGTATTCTGGGAAGACCTTAAAATATCCTTTCTCAACGGAGGAACAGTATTTAGGCTACTTATTTTCACTTCATTCTACCCTATGAATTTCCATATTTTTCCGAAGCTGTTTTTGGGAGCTCTCTTGTTCGTCCTTTGTTTTTCTATAACCTGGGCTCAGGCTCAGCGTCAGCGCCCGCAAGTCCCAACGCCGACCTTTGCCAATGCCGCCTATGGTGATCATCCGAGCCAAGTGCTGGACTTTTGGCAGGCTGAAGTGGGGAATAGTGGACCTCTTGTCATCTACATTCACGGCGGTGGGTTTCGTGGGGGTTCCAAGAACGGCATCGCCGCAGCCAAAGTAAAAGCTTACCTGGAGCACGGTATCCATGTGGCATCCGTCGAATACCGCTTACTGGATGTAGCCAAGCTACCCGCTGCTCATGATGATGCCGTCCGTGCGATTCAGTTTATTCGCTCCAAGGCCAGAGATTGGAAAATAAATCGCAATAAGATCGGGGCCTTTGGGGGTTCTGCAGGAGCCCAATTAGTAGCCTATCTCGCCTGGCACGACGATATGGCAGATCCAGATAGTGAGGATCCAATCGCTCGCCAATCCACCCGTTTGGCTGCCGTGGCTCCTCTCAATGGACAGGCGACCATGGATTTAGACTGGTGGATAGAAAACATTCCTGGCTATGAAGAACCTCATCGTAAGATAAGCGAATACACCGATCTTTCGGGAATCGCGTTAGATGCCGTGATCAAAGAAATCTCCGTCATCAACCATATCAGCTCGGACGATCCTCCCACCTACATGCGCTATGGAATGAAGCCGGATGATCAAATCCCTGACGACGAGCGACGGGCAGGTGGCTGGAAGGTTCACCATGTCAATTTCGGTGTCGCTATGGATGAAAAGCTAAGAAACGCGGGAGTCGAATCCACACTCAGTTATCCTCCCCTGGAAAAGCTCGAGGGATACTACGAAAACGAAGTCGAATTCTTTATTAACCACCTCCTCTGGGAAAACGGCCAAGATCAATACAAAGACTATGAGGCTCACAGCTTCACTGGTTCGTCTGGTGATTCCTTGAATTACCAGATCCTCAAACCCAGGAATTTTAACCCTAAAAAGAAATATCCCTTAGTCGTCTTTCTCCATGGCAGTGGCGGACGCGGTCCGGCAAATATTCGCAACGTAGTTGATGCGAGTATTCCAGCTCGATTGGCCTCTGACGATGTCTATGGGAAATACGATGCTTTCTACTTGGTTCCCCAATGTCCTGGCCCAAACACCTGGGGGCAGGGAGATTGGTTGCTTGAGCGTTCACGAGCAAGCGGAAGGACTCCTCGTCCCAGTGTTCAGGATATTCTCTACGAGTTGATCGATGACACGATTGCGAATAACTCCATCGATACGCGTCGCTTGTATGTGACCGGTCTTTCCATGGGTGGTATGGGAACATTCAGCGCCGTATCAGCCAGGCCAGACTTTTGGGCTGCCGCCGCACCGGTATGCGGAGGATGGGATCCAGCCGATGGTGCCAGCTTTAAAGATACTCCCACACGAGTCTATCACGGAGATGAGGACCAGGCCGTGGACGTGCAATATTCGCGCGATATGTTTGCAGCCATTAAAGCCGCCGGAGGCGATGTCGACTACATCGAGTATCCGGGGGTGGGGCACAACTCCTGGCTCAATGCCTATTGGGAGCCCTCGCTCTGGAAATGGATGTTCAAACAAAAGCGATAGCTCGTTTTCGTTTTGTCTTCTATCTGTCTCCCTCTTCGTCTTACTCTTTCTCTGTGTCTATTACTACAAACCTTATGAAATCACTCACACGTCTGATTACCTTGATCAGCCTCTTGGCTGGATTTGTTTCACTTCACGCGGCTGATGATCGGCCGAATATAGTATTTATCTTCACCGATGACCATGCTCCTCATTCCATTAGCGCCTACGATGGATGGTTGAAGGATGTGCGTGCTACACCGACCATTGATAAGTTGGCGGCCGAAGGCATGGTGTTTGTAAACAGCTTTTGCACCAATTCCATTTGTGGGCCCAGTCGCGCCGTCATCCAGACCGGTAAGCACAGTCACAAAAATGGATTTATGAATAATGGGAATTCTTTCGACTGGGATCAGCAGACCTTTCCCAAGCTCCTGCAGAAGGCAGGCTACCAGACGGCGATTTATGGAAAATCTCATCTGAAAGGAAAACCGCAGGGATTTGATTCCTGGGCGGTCTTGCCGGGACAAGGGCTTTATTACAACCCCGACTTCATTACTCCGGAAGGCAACATCACGGTCGAAGGATATTGCACGGATCTTGTGACGGACATGGCTGTCGAGTTCCTCGAAGAAAAACGCGACGACGACAAACCTTTCATGCTGATGGTTCAGCACAAGGCACCTCACCGCAATTGGATGCCTGCGCTCCGTCACCTTGATCTCTATGACAATGTGGTACTACCCGAGCCGGATACCCTGTTCGATAACTGGTCGGACAATGCTTCGGCTGCTCGCAATCAGGAGCTGGAAATCGATCGTCATATGCATCTCAATTTTGACCTCTTTGTTGACCTGACTCCTGACTTTGAAGATCCCACTCCCAATCAACCGGCTGACAGGTCTGCCTGGAGAAACATGCAACGGATGACGCCTGAGCAAATGAAAGTTTGGCGTGCAGCTTATGCTCCTCGTGACGCCGCTTTGCACGCAGCCAACTTAAAAGGGAAGGACCTTGTTCGCTGGAAGTATCAACGGTATGCCAAGAACTATCTTCGCTCTCTGGCGGGAGTCGATGAGAGTGTGGCTCGTGTGCAGCAGACACTTGCTGACTTGGACCTGGATGATAACACCATCGTGATTTATTCATCTGACCAAGGCTTCTACATCGGTGATCACGGGTGGTTCGATAAGCGTTGGATGTATGAGGAATCACTCAAGATGCCATTTATTATTAAGTGGCCTGGAAAGATCAAACCTGGTTCACGCAGTCACCAAATGATCCAAAACATTGATTACGCTCCCACCTTCCTGGATGTGGCTGGAGCAGCTATCCCTGATGATATTCAAGGTGTATCGATTGTTCCACTGCTCAATGGTGAAAAACCTGCCGATTGGCGGAAGAGTATATATTACCACTACTACGAATACCCAAGTGTGCATATGGTGCCGCGCCACTATGGTATCCGAACCGGTCGTTATAAGCTCATGCACTTCTATGAGTTCGATGAGTGGGAGTTCTACGACCTCAAGGAAGACGAGGATGAACTTGTCAATTTATACAATGATCCTGAATACGCCTCTCGTGTGAAGTCGTATAAAAAGCAGCTGAAAGATCTCCAACAGCATTACGAGGACGATAGTGATATCTCGGTAAAACCCAAAGAGTGGCAGTATAAGGTCAGGGACCGCGGATAAACGTTGCAGTTACTTGTTCAGTATTTAATGCGCCGTTGCTCAATTGGGTAACGGCGCCGTTTTTCCTCAGCCGGGTTTCGAGTTGAGCAATGCCCTCAGGTTCGCCGGAAGCGACGCTATGTTCCGTGGCCAGCGTAGAACCGAGATCCAATTGGTTATCCAGGTAAGCTTGGAGATCGTTCTCTGAAAGACGGATGGCCAGCATCGATCCTTCAGGAACGCTTTGAACCAATTGTCCTCGTTTACAGATGGTTCGCATGGCAGCTTCTGGAGAAAAGACGCCTGATAGACATGCCGCTACGTATTCGCTTACACTGTGTCCGAGCATCGCAGTTGGATTTATATCCATTGATGCCAGAAGTCGTGATAATGCATATTCAACCGAGAACAAAGCTGGTTGTGCCACGATGGTCTGAGACAATTGGTGGCGGGCCTAAGCTTCTTCAAGGCCTTCTGGAAAATAAATGAGGTTTTAGCTCGAGACCCGAGAAAGTTTTCACCCAATCAAAG
This genomic stretch from Opitutia bacterium ISCC 52 harbors:
- the pepF gene encoding oligoendopeptidase F is translated as MRLTQIFLVNTIFLLTLFLVSDLLADKHESKEVDPASVWDLTELYPNDETWNAARESVLAQLDDLKSRKGSLADGATSFYETHQLVSDLYRKALRVYSYASLKADEDLGNAPNQEKDQLAQQMFSRVAEAASWIDPEILKLGADTIAAYQEEEPRLAPFAHSLRNTLRNASHTLTDEGEQLLASASQPLQAGYKIYGLLANAEIPWPEIELSTGDTVTINSQGYSTHRQSEDRDDRKQVFDAYWGKWGEYENTIGMTLNSHLQAQVFLSKARNYDSVLQRELFQDNLPEDIYRTLVKEVNKSLPTLHRYFKLRKRMLGIDQMHYYDIYPPLVSLDQEFDLEQAKTMTLDAMSIFGDGWVNMQREAMDKRWMHVYPQPGKRSGAYQNGSAYDVHPYLLLNFNGTYDAVSTFAHEWGHGMHTLYAKSEQPFETADYSTFIAEIPSTSLELLLEENTIRQAKNDKERLSYLGNGLEAMRGTFFRQTMFAEFELSLYEAIERGEALSGEKITSMYAEIVRRYHGHGEGVVIIDDAYTREWMFIPHFYYNMYVYQYATSKTAGAALYDNMLTEGQPAIDRFIRLLKDGGSDYPHELLKKAGVDLTQPAPYRALVKRMEETMDQMEAILDKMN
- a CDS encoding alkaline phosphatase D family protein, with amino-acid sequence MSYSYYSLPDTPLINRRKFFRLTGSLAAAAAWSSVSGQPVQRNPKLSAYPFQLGVASGDPSPDGVVLWTRLATDPLNGGGMPMEPVEVSWEIAADDNFRKVVQKGTKIAVHDWGHSVHVELQGLQPSRWYYYRFKVGNETSQVGRTRTAPPINSTPDELRFAFASCQHYETGHYTAYDHMVREDLDLIIHLGDYIYEGKGADGRFRKHHGDEIYTVDDYRTRYAQYKSDPALMAAHAAAPWLVTWDDHEVDNNYADDVSQDKGVSSARLLQRRANAYKAYYEHMPLRSAQLPHGPDMPLYRRVPYGNLADFFVLDTRQYRSDQPCGDGNKIPCDGVYEEGTSILGVHQRSWLMNGLEHSAAQWNVLAQQVMMANLDRQVGPGVAVSMDKWAAYELERRDLLNWFNEAQITNPVVLTGDIHKNYACELLRDFNDLDSSSVGTEFVGTSISSSGDGFDQPDNIDQLLSENPFLKYHNGERGYVSCTVNQKEWRTNYRTVPFVSRPNAPLNTRASFVVESGRSILNKV
- a CDS encoding FKBP-type peptidyl-prolyl cis-trans isomerase, which gives rise to MTRLACLLSLILALSVHGQGLNFQFDPDARRPVQKTPKITDPFLIKNAKRKEVVELPSGLQIEMLNVGYGRKPGPRDTVVIDYNGWLTDGTLFDSSYKRGKPGTFNVSGVVQGFSEGLQQIRMGGHAKIYIPSHMAYGKKGSPGAVPPNSTLIFEIEIHDVIE
- a CDS encoding alpha/beta hydrolase fold domain-containing protein, giving the protein MNFHIFPKLFLGALLFVLCFSITWAQAQRQRPQVPTPTFANAAYGDHPSQVLDFWQAEVGNSGPLVIYIHGGGFRGGSKNGIAAAKVKAYLEHGIHVASVEYRLLDVAKLPAAHDDAVRAIQFIRSKARDWKINRNKIGAFGGSAGAQLVAYLAWHDDMADPDSEDPIARQSTRLAAVAPLNGQATMDLDWWIENIPGYEEPHRKISEYTDLSGIALDAVIKEISVINHISSDDPPTYMRYGMKPDDQIPDDERRAGGWKVHHVNFGVAMDEKLRNAGVESTLSYPPLEKLEGYYENEVEFFINHLLWENGQDQYKDYEAHSFTGSSGDSLNYQILKPRNFNPKKKYPLVVFLHGSGGRGPANIRNVVDASIPARLASDDVYGKYDAFYLVPQCPGPNTWGQGDWLLERSRASGRTPRPSVQDILYELIDDTIANNSIDTRRLYVTGLSMGGMGTFSAVSARPDFWAAAAPVCGGWDPADGASFKDTPTRVYHGDEDQAVDVQYSRDMFAAIKAAGGDVDYIEYPGVGHNSWLNAYWEPSLWKWMFKQKR
- a CDS encoding sulfatase — encoded protein: MKSLTRLITLISLLAGFVSLHAADDRPNIVFIFTDDHAPHSISAYDGWLKDVRATPTIDKLAAEGMVFVNSFCTNSICGPSRAVIQTGKHSHKNGFMNNGNSFDWDQQTFPKLLQKAGYQTAIYGKSHLKGKPQGFDSWAVLPGQGLYYNPDFITPEGNITVEGYCTDLVTDMAVEFLEEKRDDDKPFMLMVQHKAPHRNWMPALRHLDLYDNVVLPEPDTLFDNWSDNASAARNQELEIDRHMHLNFDLFVDLTPDFEDPTPNQPADRSAWRNMQRMTPEQMKVWRAAYAPRDAALHAANLKGKDLVRWKYQRYAKNYLRSLAGVDESVARVQQTLADLDLDDNTIVIYSSDQGFYIGDHGWFDKRWMYEESLKMPFIIKWPGKIKPGSRSHQMIQNIDYAPTFLDVAGAAIPDDIQGVSIVPLLNGEKPADWRKSIYYHYYEYPSVHMVPRHYGIRTGRYKLMHFYEFDEWEFYDLKEDEDELVNLYNDPEYASRVKSYKKQLKDLQQHYEDDSDISVKPKEWQYKVRDRG
- a CDS encoding acyltransferase domain-containing protein — encoded protein: MSQTIVAQPALFSVEYALSRLLASMDINPTAMLGHSVSEYVAACLSGVFSPEAAMRTICKRGQLVQSVPEGSMLAIRLSENDLQAYLDNQLDLGSTLATEHSVASGEPEGIAQLETRLRKNGAVTQLSNGALNTEQVTATFIRGP